From Echinicola soli, a single genomic window includes:
- a CDS encoding PLDc N-terminal domain-containing protein: protein MGKLGIIGTIVYILTIVDVVRSKFHTDTDKVIWVLIVVLLPLVGSILWFLIGRGKAVL, encoded by the coding sequence ATGGGAAAGTTAGGTATCATTGGGACTATTGTTTACATATTGACCATTGTAGACGTGGTTAGGAGCAAATTTCACACCGATACAGATAAGGTGATTTGGGTACTTATCGTGGTATTGCTTCCGTTGGTAGGGAGTATTTTGTGGTTCCTTATTGGAAGGGGGAAGGCAGTACTTTAA
- a CDS encoding GntR family transcriptional regulator → MIEAPTSIRIDSESRIPKYQQIVNSIIEDIEKGSLSVGEKIPSINEISEEYYLSRDTVEKAYNLLKKKKIIVSVKGKGYYVARNVSQSQVKVLFLLNKLSNYKLRIYNSFVNSLGADAQVDLHIYHCDPKSLLNLLNENTGAYDYYVVMPHFKDDDLHHNNYNQDVIDALRKISPDKLIIMDNYMPDLGDEVASIYQDFKMDIYKALKEGQARLQKYDTLILVYPDNVIYPYPKEIKQGFKKFCVEFGLEFEIINTIYPEMELSPNDAYILIEENDLVNLMRQIRDEEYLLGEDVGVISYNDTPLKELLGITVMSTDFKVMGETAAYMIKKRKKEVVKNVFNFIDRGSI, encoded by the coding sequence ATGATCGAAGCTCCAACATCCATCCGTATTGATTCGGAGTCCAGGATTCCGAAATACCAGCAAATCGTCAATTCCATCATTGAGGACATTGAAAAAGGCAGCCTATCTGTGGGTGAAAAGATCCCTTCCATCAATGAAATAAGTGAAGAGTATTATCTCTCACGGGATACCGTAGAAAAAGCCTATAATCTTCTTAAGAAAAAGAAGATCATTGTTTCTGTAAAAGGTAAAGGGTATTATGTTGCCAGAAACGTGTCCCAATCCCAGGTAAAGGTGCTTTTCTTGCTGAACAAGTTGTCCAATTACAAACTTCGCATTTACAATTCATTTGTCAATAGCCTGGGTGCTGACGCACAAGTAGATCTCCATATCTATCATTGTGATCCCAAAAGCCTACTGAACCTGCTCAATGAAAATACCGGCGCCTATGACTACTATGTAGTGATGCCCCACTTTAAGGACGACGATTTACACCACAATAACTATAACCAAGATGTAATCGATGCCCTTCGAAAAATCTCTCCTGATAAGCTCATCATCATGGATAACTACATGCCTGACCTCGGGGATGAAGTGGCTTCCATTTATCAGGATTTTAAAATGGACATTTATAAAGCACTGAAAGAAGGACAAGCTCGTCTGCAAAAGTACGACACCCTGATTTTGGTCTATCCTGACAATGTCATTTACCCCTATCCCAAAGAAATCAAGCAGGGATTCAAGAAATTTTGTGTAGAATTTGGACTGGAATTTGAGATCATCAACACCATCTACCCTGAAATGGAACTGAGCCCCAATGATGCCTACATCCTCATCGAAGAAAATGACTTGGTCAACCTTATGAGACAGATTCGGGATGAAGAATACTTACTGGGGGAAGACGTAGGCGTCATCTCCTATAACGATACGCCTTTAAAAGAACTGCTGGGTATTACCGTCATGTCCACCGACTTCAAAGTCATGGGGGAAACGGCCGCCTATATGATCAAAAAGCGTAAAAAAGAGGTGGTCAAAAATGTCTTTAACTTCATTGACAGGGGATCAATATAA
- a CDS encoding alpha/beta hydrolase, producing MSFSKKACIALVLLAAPILAFSQQKTYSLYPKEAPNTKKLVAKDGIGKGGRITEVAIPQITVYHPQEQPSNGKAILICPGGGYKIIAIQHEGHQIARWYSERGYTAAVLKYRLPEEDLLTDSWEVPLMDAEEGLRFLRKNASKWGYDEDKIGVLGFSAGGHLASSVSVHNHQTEGKTPSSKPDFSILVYPVISMDTTITHQGSRHNLLGEKLDTDWEEYFSNETQVNAETPPAFLVHSWDDGAVPAENSIRYAKALHQLGIPVELHLFQKGGHGYGSGNFEQHGNAATWLELSDRWISDLFQKRQ from the coding sequence ATGTCTTTTAGCAAAAAGGCGTGCATCGCCTTAGTTCTATTGGCTGCGCCTATTTTGGCCTTCTCCCAGCAAAAAACCTATTCCCTCTACCCAAAAGAAGCCCCAAACACCAAGAAGCTTGTAGCCAAGGATGGAATCGGGAAAGGAGGACGGATTACCGAAGTAGCCATTCCTCAGATCACGGTCTATCATCCCCAAGAACAACCTTCCAATGGAAAGGCCATCCTCATTTGTCCTGGAGGTGGGTACAAGATCATCGCCATTCAGCACGAAGGCCACCAGATTGCCCGCTGGTACAGCGAAAGGGGCTATACAGCTGCGGTCTTGAAATACCGTTTACCAGAAGAGGACTTGCTTACTGATTCTTGGGAAGTGCCACTGATGGACGCTGAGGAAGGATTGCGATTTTTGAGAAAAAATGCTTCCAAATGGGGCTACGACGAAGATAAAATTGGTGTACTGGGATTTTCTGCCGGTGGCCATTTAGCATCGTCAGTCTCCGTCCATAATCATCAGACCGAGGGAAAAACACCTAGCTCCAAACCCGATTTCAGTATATTGGTTTACCCTGTCATCAGCATGGACACCACCATCACGCACCAAGGATCCAGGCATAATCTCCTAGGAGAAAAACTGGATACCGACTGGGAAGAATATTTTTCAAACGAAACACAAGTAAATGCAGAGACGCCGCCTGCTTTCTTGGTTCATTCATGGGATGATGGAGCTGTGCCTGCGGAAAACTCAATTCGATACGCCAAAGCACTCCATCAGCTTGGCATTCCGGTAGAACTCCATCTCTTCCAAAAAGGCGGCCATGGATACGGCAGCGGAAATTTTGAACAGCACGGCAACGCAGCTACTTGGCTGGAACTTAGCGACCGGTGGATCAGTGATCTATTTCAGAAAAGACAGTAA
- a CDS encoding M14 family metallopeptidase, which translates to MLKRILSLILFLAAFQGFSQEKVPLEYYLKPGYSYNPDIPTPASVLGYNIGEWHVSYDQVHMYMKALAEASDRVKLEITGRSYEQRPLMMLTISHPDNLNKLNALKFQRSQLRNPVESRDVDTENIPAVVYMGYSVHGNEASGVNASLLAAYHFAAANEVEEDLKNIVIIMEPGINPDGINRFASWVNSNRSIHMNGDPNNRELNEAWPRGRTNHYWFDLNRDWLPVQHPESRSRITQIQEWKPNMVLDFHEMGTNSTFFFQPGIPSRNHPLTPTKNFELTEKIAQYHAKYLDEIGSLYFTQESYDDFYYGKGSTYPDVQGQIGILFEQASSRGHLQESVNGPLSFAFTIRNQFTASLSSFEAAIAMRTELNNYMRDFYIDAKSDADADANKAYIFGVAKDNGRTFHLADMILQHQIKLYSLKEDITVNGTDFKANKAYIVPLDQPQYRLVKGMFETRTDFQDSLFYDVSAWTLPMAFDMQFMAVNSRILNLANVEEVKKGLMLPEGNVAGAAGAYGYAFEWGEYYAPKAAYHLMDKGYNLRVSHEPFEVSGELQFDRGTILVDKGRSGASDQAFFEDLQAMAKETGITIHAINTGYTGGINMGSPSIDVLKKPEVALLVEGGVSSYEAGEIWHLLDQRLEMPITLLPLDMVSRADLNRYNVIVMPNGSYHSLDNSATESLQRWVSDGGTIIARGRALNWLDDHKLGEFSFKDETEKDSTIQKSYAKLSNDYGSKVTGGAIFNVKLDLTHPLGYGYENEELYTFRNSNQFLLPSKNPYANPLIYTDEPLASGYVYPFNLEQIKNTAMIRISSKGRGKIIGFVDNPNFRAFWFGTNKLFYNSIFFGQTISNSSARQ; encoded by the coding sequence ATGTTGAAAAGAATATTATCACTTATTCTCTTTCTGGCGGCTTTTCAGGGTTTTTCCCAAGAGAAAGTCCCGCTAGAGTACTATCTAAAACCCGGCTATTCCTACAATCCAGACATCCCGACTCCCGCATCAGTACTGGGCTATAATATCGGGGAATGGCACGTAAGCTATGACCAAGTGCATATGTACATGAAAGCACTTGCTGAAGCTTCCGACCGCGTAAAACTAGAAATCACAGGCCGTTCATATGAGCAAAGGCCGCTAATGATGCTAACCATCAGTCATCCTGATAACCTGAACAAACTTAATGCATTAAAATTTCAACGATCCCAACTCAGGAATCCCGTTGAGTCCAGGGATGTGGATACCGAAAACATACCCGCAGTAGTCTATATGGGCTATTCTGTCCATGGCAATGAGGCCAGTGGTGTCAATGCTTCCCTTTTGGCTGCTTATCATTTTGCAGCGGCCAATGAAGTCGAGGAAGACCTCAAAAATATCGTCATCATCATGGAGCCCGGCATTAACCCTGATGGCATCAACCGCTTCGCCAGTTGGGTAAACAGCAACCGCAGCATCCATATGAACGGCGATCCCAACAACCGCGAGCTAAACGAAGCCTGGCCGCGAGGGCGTACCAATCACTACTGGTTTGACCTGAACCGTGACTGGCTACCTGTGCAGCACCCTGAATCCAGAAGCAGGATCACCCAAATCCAAGAATGGAAACCAAACATGGTATTGGACTTTCACGAAATGGGCACGAATAGCACTTTTTTCTTCCAACCAGGCATTCCCAGTAGAAACCACCCGCTTACCCCGACAAAGAATTTTGAGCTGACAGAAAAAATCGCTCAATACCACGCCAAATACCTGGATGAAATCGGCTCGCTTTATTTTACCCAGGAAAGCTATGATGACTTTTACTACGGAAAAGGTTCCACGTACCCAGATGTCCAGGGACAAATAGGAATCCTCTTTGAACAGGCTTCTTCCCGTGGACACCTCCAAGAAAGTGTAAATGGTCCACTGAGCTTTGCTTTCACCATTCGCAATCAGTTTACGGCTTCACTTTCCTCTTTCGAAGCAGCTATTGCGATGCGAACTGAGCTGAACAATTACATGAGGGATTTTTACATTGACGCCAAGTCTGATGCAGATGCTGACGCGAACAAAGCCTACATCTTTGGTGTGGCCAAGGACAATGGAAGAACCTTCCACCTGGCTGACATGATCCTCCAACACCAAATCAAACTGTACAGTCTAAAAGAAGATATCACCGTAAATGGAACTGACTTCAAAGCAAACAAAGCGTATATCGTGCCACTGGACCAGCCTCAGTATCGCTTGGTAAAGGGGATGTTTGAAACCCGGACAGATTTTCAGGACAGCTTATTTTATGACGTATCCGCATGGACATTACCCATGGCTTTTGACATGCAATTTATGGCCGTGAATAGTCGTATCTTAAACTTGGCCAATGTAGAGGAAGTAAAAAAAGGCCTTATGCTGCCTGAAGGCAATGTGGCAGGAGCTGCAGGTGCTTATGGCTATGCCTTTGAATGGGGAGAATATTATGCTCCAAAAGCAGCTTACCACTTAATGGATAAGGGTTATAACCTCCGTGTATCCCATGAGCCATTTGAAGTAAGCGGCGAACTTCAATTTGACAGAGGAACCATTTTGGTAGACAAAGGCCGATCAGGCGCCTCTGACCAGGCATTTTTCGAAGACCTTCAGGCGATGGCCAAGGAAACCGGAATCACCATCCATGCCATCAATACCGGCTATACAGGAGGGATCAACATGGGCTCTCCAAGCATCGATGTACTGAAAAAACCCGAGGTAGCCCTTCTAGTGGAGGGAGGAGTTTCCAGTTATGAAGCTGGAGAAATTTGGCATCTGCTGGATCAGCGGTTAGAAATGCCTATCACCCTACTACCATTGGACATGGTTTCCCGTGCTGACCTAAACCGATACAATGTCATCGTAATGCCTAACGGCAGTTACCATTCGCTGGACAACTCCGCTACAGAATCCCTTCAGCGATGGGTAAGTGATGGAGGAACGATTATCGCCAGAGGACGCGCCCTCAATTGGCTGGATGATCATAAACTGGGTGAGTTTTCATTCAAAGACGAAACGGAAAAAGACAGTACCATCCAAAAAAGCTATGCCAAGCTATCCAACGACTATGGCTCTAAAGTCACTGGAGGAGCGATCTTTAACGTTAAACTAGACCTTACGCACCCTTTAGGATACGGATATGAAAACGAAGAGCTCTATACCTTCCGAAACAGTAACCAATTTCTATTGCCATCCAAAAACCCATATGCCAACCCGCTGATTTACACAGACGAACCATTGGCAAGTGGCTATGTTTATCCCTTTAACTTAGAACAAATAAAAAACACGGCCATGATCCGGATATCCTCCAAAGGCAGGGGGAAAATCATAGGTTTTGTCGACAATCCAAATTTCAGGGCCTTCTGGTTTGGCACCAATAAACTATTTTACAATAGTATCTTCTTTGGCCAAACGATCAGCAACAGCTCTGCCCGACAGTAG
- a CDS encoding TIGR01777 family oxidoreductase: MKNILITGGSGLIGQALTETLEAKGYTVAWLSRTPEKQSQKSFAWDIKNQSLDTKSLEWADAIIHLAGAGVAEKRWTPSRKKLILESRTQSSKLLFDQVRLLENKPHTFISASGANYYGLDNGEEWLNEKSSMGDDFLSMVVDKWEKSIFQFESLGIRTVALRTGVVLSKNGGALAQMLQPPVAAPLGSGDQYMSWIHLQDLVQMYIYALEATNITGSYNAVAPQPVTNRELTKKAAAAKGKPFINIPVPGFLLNFALGEMAGMILGGNKISPDKIISGGYQFRYATIEHALNDLFKN; the protein is encoded by the coding sequence ATGAAAAACATACTGATCACCGGAGGGTCTGGTCTGATAGGACAGGCACTTACCGAAACGCTTGAAGCAAAAGGCTATACAGTGGCCTGGCTGAGCCGTACACCGGAAAAACAATCGCAAAAGAGTTTTGCCTGGGACATCAAGAATCAATCACTGGACACCAAGTCCCTCGAATGGGCCGACGCCATCATTCACCTGGCCGGGGCAGGTGTGGCTGAAAAAAGATGGACTCCCTCACGCAAAAAGCTGATTCTGGAAAGCCGAACCCAATCTTCCAAATTACTTTTTGATCAGGTTAGACTGCTAGAAAACAAGCCCCATACGTTCATATCAGCCAGTGGAGCCAATTATTATGGACTGGACAATGGCGAAGAATGGCTCAATGAGAAAAGCAGCATGGGTGATGATTTCCTTTCGATGGTGGTCGATAAATGGGAAAAATCAATCTTCCAATTCGAAAGCCTAGGCATCAGGACTGTAGCCTTGCGTACTGGCGTGGTACTGTCAAAAAACGGCGGTGCTTTGGCCCAAATGCTCCAGCCTCCAGTCGCAGCACCCTTAGGAAGCGGAGACCAATACATGAGCTGGATTCATCTCCAAGACTTGGTCCAGATGTACATTTATGCCCTAGAAGCCACAAACATCACTGGAAGCTATAATGCCGTAGCTCCACAACCGGTCACCAATCGTGAACTCACCAAAAAGGCTGCCGCTGCCAAAGGAAAACCGTTTATCAATATTCCCGTACCAGGTTTTTTACTTAATTTTGCCCTGGGCGAAATGGCCGGTATGATCCTTGGGGGCAATAAAATTTCTCCTGACAAAATTATTAGTGGTGGGTATCAGTTCCGGTATGCGACCATTGAACATGCATTAAATGATCTCTTCAAAAATTAA
- a CDS encoding purine-cytosine permease family protein — MSDKKNLVQKLESVNEYEREAIPKSKLKSWKSFVGTYAGEHTAGTEFVLGPLFVAHGASAIDLVGGLLVGNILAVLSWAFFTGKAATKTRHTLYFQLEKIAGSRFTIIYNLVNAVAFCFLAGAMITVAATAVGIPFDLAMPALDDTLPTSFGFVLTVFVVGAITTVIAMFGFNQVVKFANIAAPWMIMIFVAAAVAVLPRLGINSISDFWPVAKETIWSGVPLEGKTKFTFWHIMFFAWFCNMAMHIGMADMSILRYAKKWTAGFATSTGVFLGHYVAWLASGILYSLFLLESDGSLVFAPGPIAYEAVGIAGAVCVIIAGWTTANPTLYRAGLAIQSINPKWKTWKVTLFVGLITTIAACFPALMMQLLDFVALYGLVLMPIGAVIFIDIFLLPKMGMRSNFAELTNRNFNPAVGITWLITLIFCLGLNLFGGVEIFFLGLPGWFVAVIVYIASSKIIQKNTPIPDLNSTSTKREVPVS; from the coding sequence ATGTCCGATAAAAAGAACCTTGTACAGAAACTAGAATCTGTCAATGAATATGAAAGGGAAGCTATCCCTAAGAGTAAGCTTAAAAGCTGGAAGTCCTTTGTAGGGACTTATGCCGGTGAACACACCGCAGGAACGGAATTTGTCCTCGGCCCACTATTTGTTGCCCATGGTGCGAGTGCGATCGACTTGGTAGGTGGATTGCTGGTAGGAAATATCCTTGCCGTGCTCAGTTGGGCTTTTTTCACAGGCAAAGCTGCTACCAAAACACGCCACACCCTGTACTTCCAATTGGAAAAAATAGCGGGCAGTCGCTTTACCATTATCTATAATCTGGTCAATGCAGTAGCTTTTTGTTTTTTGGCTGGCGCCATGATCACTGTAGCCGCCACGGCCGTTGGGATCCCCTTTGACCTGGCCATGCCCGCGCTGGACGACACCCTGCCTACCAGCTTTGGATTTGTGCTTACCGTATTTGTGGTCGGCGCCATCACAACAGTCATTGCCATGTTTGGCTTTAACCAGGTAGTGAAATTCGCGAATATTGCCGCTCCATGGATGATCATGATTTTCGTCGCAGCTGCCGTAGCGGTATTGCCTCGGTTAGGGATCAACTCCATCAGTGATTTCTGGCCAGTGGCCAAGGAAACCATCTGGTCTGGCGTACCTTTGGAAGGAAAAACCAAATTTACCTTCTGGCACATTATGTTCTTTGCGTGGTTCTGTAATATGGCCATGCACATCGGGATGGCAGACATGTCCATCCTTAGATATGCCAAAAAGTGGACTGCAGGTTTCGCAACTTCCACTGGAGTCTTCCTTGGACACTATGTGGCCTGGCTTGCTTCTGGCATCCTGTATTCCCTTTTCCTTCTGGAATCAGACGGAAGCCTGGTATTTGCCCCAGGGCCGATTGCCTACGAAGCTGTTGGTATCGCAGGAGCAGTCTGTGTGATCATCGCGGGATGGACCACCGCCAATCCTACACTTTACCGCGCAGGACTCGCCATCCAGTCTATCAACCCCAAATGGAAAACCTGGAAAGTCACGCTCTTTGTAGGATTGATCACAACCATAGCTGCATGTTTTCCAGCTTTGATGATGCAGCTGTTGGACTTTGTCGCACTCTATGGATTGGTACTGATGCCGATAGGTGCTGTCATATTTATTGACATTTTCCTATTGCCTAAGATGGGCATGAGATCCAACTTCGCAGAGCTGACCAATCGAAATTTCAATCCTGCTGTAGGCATCACTTGGCTGATCACTCTGATTTTCTGCCTTGGTCTCAATCTATTTGGAGGAGTTGAAATCTTTTTCTTGGGACTACCAGGATGGTTTGTAGCCGTAATCGTCTACATCGCAAGCAGCAAAATCATCCAAAAAAACACCCCAATACCAGACCTTAACAGTACTTCTACCAAACGTGAAGTTCCTGTATCATAA
- a CDS encoding GntR family transcriptional regulator, whose amino-acid sequence MTLVAEGLLLQIDSKSRIPKYQQIVDSIIKNIENGYLKVGEKLPSINDISEEYYLSRDTVVRAYNLLREKKIITSVVSKGFYVNKAVNSSNSRILFILNKLSNYKLEIYNTFVNSMGSDNQVDLRVYHCDPQLLINILEENMGAYDNFVIMPHFKDQKAAHTNYDKEVISCLKKIPKGRLVIMDNYLPEMGDNIACIYQDFKMDIYRALEEAKDQLKKYEKLILAFPNNPIYPYPKEIKQGFLNFCNTHHFDAEVLDKIYPDMELQKKDAYIVIDENDLVSLVKQTRDMQYQIGKDIGVVSYNDTPLKELFDITVISTDFELMGESAAYMIKKHKQEVVPNIFSFIDRGSL is encoded by the coding sequence ATGACATTAGTAGCTGAAGGACTTCTTTTACAAATCGACAGTAAGTCCAGAATCCCCAAATACCAACAAATCGTAGATTCCATTATCAAGAACATTGAAAACGGCTATCTCAAAGTAGGAGAAAAGCTACCTTCCATCAATGATATTTCAGAAGAATATTACCTCAGCAGAGATACGGTTGTGAGGGCTTATAATCTTTTAAGGGAAAAGAAAATCATCACCTCGGTAGTCTCCAAAGGATTCTATGTAAACAAAGCGGTAAACAGTTCCAATAGCAGAATACTTTTTATCCTCAATAAATTGAGCAACTACAAGCTGGAGATTTACAACACTTTTGTAAACAGCATGGGCTCAGACAATCAAGTTGATCTTAGGGTTTACCACTGTGACCCGCAGTTGCTGATCAATATTTTGGAAGAAAATATGGGGGCCTATGACAACTTTGTCATCATGCCTCATTTTAAGGATCAAAAAGCAGCCCACACCAATTATGATAAAGAAGTGATCTCGTGCCTGAAGAAAATCCCTAAGGGCAGGTTGGTGATCATGGACAACTATTTGCCTGAAATGGGTGATAATATCGCCTGTATTTACCAGGATTTCAAAATGGATATCTACAGGGCATTGGAAGAGGCCAAAGACCAGCTGAAAAAATATGAGAAGCTTATCCTCGCCTTTCCGAACAACCCCATTTATCCTTATCCCAAGGAAATCAAACAGGGGTTTCTGAACTTTTGCAATACACACCATTTTGATGCAGAGGTACTGGATAAAATTTATCCTGATATGGAACTCCAGAAAAAGGACGCCTATATTGTCATCGATGAAAATGACCTGGTAAGTCTCGTGAAGCAAACGCGGGATATGCAGTATCAGATCGGAAAAGACATTGGGGTGGTTTCCTATAATGATACACCGCTTAAAGAGCTCTTTGATATTACCGTTATTAGCACTGACTTTGAGCTTATGGGCGAATCAGCTGCTTATATGATCAAGAAACACAAACAGGAGGTCGTACCTAATATCTTTAGTTTTATTGACAGAGGATCGCTGTAG
- a CDS encoding voltage-gated chloride channel family protein: MLEKARNLIHFRRFVHSEFVPSVLYTFKWLVLAVVIGLLVGTASAFFLFGLEWATNFREDHLYMIALLPVGGFLIGWIYYRYGQSVVKGNNQLLEEFYNPLAPIPLRMAPLVVFGTIATHLFGGSAGREGTAVQMGGAIADRFTKWFKLGPIDRKAIITLGVAAGFASVFGTPLAGAIFALEWLIVGRVRYEAILPAFLGAYIADYACADYWHAHHTPYEIPFIPELTLVKVLWIIPAGLCFGLAARLFSKATQFFGELFKTTVKYPPLRPVIGGAIVAIVVFLIGTTKYIGLGVPTIEEAFNAPLPWYDFLAKIGFTSLTLGAGFKGGEVTPLFYIGATLGNMLSGAIPLPMALMAGMGFVAVFSGATNTPLSCTLMGIELFGAESGVYVGLACVVAYLFSGHSGIYGSQVIGSPKHVSLDHNKGKSLRKLD, encoded by the coding sequence ATGTTGGAGAAGGCGCGTAACTTAATTCATTTTAGAAGATTCGTACATTCTGAATTTGTTCCCAGCGTATTGTACACCTTTAAATGGCTCGTATTGGCTGTTGTTATCGGGCTTTTGGTGGGGACAGCTTCTGCTTTCTTTTTATTTGGTCTTGAATGGGCCACCAATTTCAGGGAAGATCATCTGTATATGATAGCCCTGCTTCCCGTGGGAGGTTTTTTGATTGGCTGGATTTATTATAGATATGGACAATCTGTCGTAAAGGGTAATAACCAGCTTTTGGAGGAATTTTATAACCCACTGGCACCAATACCGCTGCGGATGGCTCCATTGGTGGTTTTTGGAACAATCGCCACGCACCTCTTTGGCGGTTCTGCGGGGCGAGAGGGTACTGCGGTGCAGATGGGGGGCGCCATTGCTGACCGGTTTACCAAATGGTTTAAGCTTGGGCCAATTGATAGGAAGGCGATCATTACACTAGGAGTGGCCGCTGGTTTTGCATCGGTTTTCGGAACACCCTTGGCAGGAGCAATTTTTGCCTTGGAGTGGTTGATCGTGGGTAGGGTGCGCTATGAAGCGATCTTGCCAGCATTTCTTGGGGCATATATCGCGGATTATGCCTGTGCTGATTATTGGCATGCCCATCATACTCCTTACGAAATTCCCTTTATTCCTGAATTGACCTTGGTAAAGGTACTTTGGATCATTCCTGCAGGGCTTTGTTTTGGACTGGCCGCGAGGTTGTTTTCCAAGGCAACCCAGTTTTTCGGAGAACTATTTAAAACAACGGTGAAGTATCCACCACTTAGGCCAGTTATTGGTGGGGCAATTGTAGCCATTGTGGTGTTTTTGATCGGGACTACGAAGTATATTGGTTTGGGGGTGCCTACCATCGAAGAGGCGTTTAACGCACCTTTGCCTTGGTATGATTTTCTTGCCAAAATAGGTTTTACCTCATTGACCTTGGGGGCGGGATTTAAAGGTGGCGAGGTGACTCCGCTTTTTTACATTGGCGCCACGCTGGGGAATATGCTTTCAGGAGCAATACCACTTCCCATGGCCCTTATGGCCGGAATGGGCTTCGTGGCGGTTTTCTCCGGCGCTACCAATACACCGCTATCTTGTACCTTGATGGGGATTGAGCTTTTTGGTGCTGAATCTGGTGTATACGTGGGGTTGGCCTGTGTCGTTGCATATCTGTTCAGTGGACATTCAGGTATCTACGGTTCGCAAGTAATAGGCTCTCCCAAGCACGTCTCTTTAGACCACAACAAAGGAAAAAGCCTAAGGAAATTGGACTGA